Proteins from a genomic interval of Pseudomonas anuradhapurensis:
- a CDS encoding TonB-dependent siderophore receptor, producing MSRAVERILRPSLVALAIAVAAPLASPALCAAEQSAPRGYDLPSAPLAATLNQIASQAGIALVIDPALVSGRSSAPVHGQYDGLGALQAALRGTGLQLQQSNAGSYSLVAVAEGTLALPATTIEAASISESAWGPVEGYVAKRSAAGTKTDTALVELPRSVSVATREQMKDRGVHSLDDAVRYMPGIVSASFGSDTRYDWMRVRGFEPTQFLDGLPLPRGVYANPKAETWNLDRLALLRGPASSIYGQTPPGGLLDMLSRRPQADSAHEIELQYGNDNHRQINFASTGRIDAEGRFLYGVSGVIRDGGTQIDHIDDKRYNIAPSLTWNIDEYTSLTLLTQFTRDDTGATSQFRPIQGTKIDMPFGKISHHKNLGDPDYEFYDRTYYALGYAFEHRINDVWQFRQNLRYTKSDLAFQTITPGSYNKDNPPVKDDGTVSRMSTNTDEDISQFAVDNNFQADFATGDISHTLLLGLDHQRINTNYLSIFGFNVPDSNVNNPVYGLPITRPDRTTAFYDYNQKTRQTGVYVQDQMALGNWRLTLGGREDWVHTSTKFFNKGDATNTQRDQQFSGNAAISYVFDSGFVPYLSYAESFQPSSNASASATDSFKPTEGKQWELGVKYQPPGSSTLLSAAVYDLTQKNVAVTDTVGGVTITSQTGEVKVRGLELEAVSDVTENLKVIAAYTLAKSEVQDGDFKGNRLQLMPNQQASVWGDYTWHAGVLDGFGIGLGARYTGNTYGDQANTYLGKANAYTVFDAAVHYDLGRLDNSLKGASVAINATNLLNKDYLSTCDSYYCYYGDERSVVASATYKF from the coding sequence ATGTCCCGTGCTGTTGAACGTATCCTGCGCCCCAGCCTGGTGGCCCTGGCCATCGCGGTAGCCGCGCCATTGGCCAGCCCTGCCCTGTGCGCCGCCGAGCAATCCGCCCCACGCGGCTACGACCTGCCGAGCGCCCCGCTGGCCGCCACCCTCAACCAGATCGCCAGCCAGGCCGGCATCGCCCTGGTCATCGACCCGGCGCTGGTCAGCGGCCGCAGCTCGGCGCCGGTGCATGGGCAGTATGACGGCCTGGGCGCGCTGCAGGCGGCCCTGCGCGGCACGGGGTTACAACTGCAACAGAGCAACGCAGGCAGCTACAGCCTGGTGGCAGTCGCGGAAGGTACCTTGGCGCTGCCGGCAACCACCATCGAGGCGGCGAGCATCAGCGAAAGCGCGTGGGGCCCGGTCGAAGGCTACGTGGCCAAGCGCAGCGCCGCCGGCACCAAGACCGATACCGCACTGGTCGAGCTGCCGCGTTCGGTTTCTGTCGCCACCCGCGAACAGATGAAAGACCGTGGCGTGCATAGCCTCGACGATGCCGTGCGTTACATGCCGGGTATCGTGTCGGCCAGCTTCGGCAGCGACACGCGCTATGACTGGATGCGCGTGCGGGGCTTCGAGCCAACCCAGTTTCTCGATGGCCTGCCGTTGCCACGTGGCGTATACGCCAACCCTAAAGCCGAAACCTGGAACCTCGACCGCCTAGCCCTGCTGCGCGGGCCGGCTTCGTCGATCTATGGCCAGACCCCGCCCGGCGGCCTGTTGGACATGCTCAGCCGCCGCCCGCAGGCCGACAGCGCGCATGAGATCGAGCTGCAATATGGCAATGACAACCATCGCCAGATCAACTTTGCCAGCACCGGCAGAATCGATGCCGAAGGCCGCTTTCTGTATGGCGTCAGCGGGGTCATCCGCGACGGTGGCACGCAGATCGACCATATCGACGACAAGCGCTACAACATCGCCCCGAGCCTGACCTGGAACATCGACGAATACACCTCGCTGACCTTGCTCACCCAGTTCACCCGCGACGATACCGGTGCCACCAGCCAGTTCCGGCCGATCCAGGGCACCAAGATCGACATGCCGTTCGGCAAGATCTCCCACCACAAGAACCTGGGTGACCCTGACTACGAGTTCTACGACCGTACCTACTACGCGCTGGGCTACGCCTTCGAGCACCGCATCAACGATGTGTGGCAGTTCCGTCAGAACCTGCGCTACACCAAGTCGGATCTGGCCTTCCAGACCATCACGCCCGGCAGCTACAACAAGGACAATCCGCCGGTGAAGGACGACGGCACGGTCAGCCGCATGTCCACCAACACCGACGAAGACATCAGCCAGTTCGCGGTGGACAACAACTTCCAGGCCGACTTTGCCACCGGTGACATCAGCCACACCTTGCTGCTCGGTCTGGACCACCAGCGCATCAACACCAACTACCTGTCGATATTCGGCTTCAACGTGCCGGACAGCAACGTCAACAACCCGGTCTACGGGCTGCCGATCACCCGTCCGGACCGCACCACCGCGTTCTATGACTACAACCAGAAAACCCGCCAGACCGGCGTGTATGTCCAGGACCAGATGGCGCTCGGCAACTGGCGCCTGACCCTGGGCGGGCGCGAAGACTGGGTGCATACCAGCACCAAGTTCTTCAACAAGGGCGATGCCACCAATACCCAGCGCGACCAGCAGTTCAGCGGCAACGCAGCCATCAGCTACGTGTTCGACTCGGGCTTCGTCCCCTACCTGTCGTATGCCGAGTCGTTCCAGCCATCCAGCAATGCCAGTGCCTCGGCAACCGACTCGTTCAAGCCCACCGAAGGCAAGCAGTGGGAACTGGGCGTGAAATACCAGCCACCGGGCTCCAGCACCCTGCTGTCGGCAGCCGTGTACGACCTGACCCAGAAAAACGTCGCGGTGACCGACACCGTTGGTGGCGTGACCATCACCAGCCAGACCGGCGAAGTGAAGGTGCGTGGCCTGGAACTTGAAGCGGTTTCCGATGTGACCGAGAACCTCAAGGTGATTGCTGCCTACACCCTGGCCAAGTCGGAAGTGCAGGACGGCGATTTCAAAGGCAACCGCCTGCAACTGATGCCCAACCAGCAGGCGTCGGTGTGGGGCGACTACACCTGGCATGCGGGCGTACTCGATGGCTTCGGCATCGGCCTGGGTGCGCGCTATACCGGCAATACCTATGGCGACCAGGCCAATACCTACCTGGGCAAGGCCAACGCCTACACGGTGTTCGATGCAGCGGTGCATTACGACCTGGGGCGCCTGGACAACAGCCTCAAGGGCGCGTCCGTGGCGATCAACGCGACCAACCTGCTGAACAAGGACTACCTGTCGACCTGTGATTCCTACTACTGCTACTACGGCGACGAACGTAGCGTCGTGGCCAGTGCCACCTACAAGTTCTGA
- a CDS encoding PolC-type DNA polymerase III — MSLFAWLRPSAPELDAATRQRLARLPKPAPLGVCTLREQRWVVLDLETSGLNLNRDQVLSIGAVAIEDGAIDFAQQFERTLHRPTQKTNPSVLIHGLGPSALAAGCDPAEALLDLLDFIGNSPVLAFHAPFDQRMLARALKDSLGYRLQSPFLDIAELAPMLNPDTVLREAGLDDWVARFGLQVEERHHASADALVTAELALILFSQARRQQLDSPLQLEQRLRGWRRRKVQSHGL; from the coding sequence ATGAGCCTGTTCGCCTGGCTGCGCCCCAGCGCGCCCGAGCTGGATGCGGCCACCCGCCAGCGCCTGGCCCGGCTGCCCAAACCCGCACCGTTGGGGGTCTGTACCCTGCGTGAGCAGCGCTGGGTGGTACTGGACCTTGAGACCAGCGGCCTCAACCTCAACCGTGATCAGGTGCTGTCGATCGGCGCCGTGGCGATCGAAGACGGCGCCATCGACTTTGCCCAGCAGTTCGAGCGCACTCTGCACCGGCCAACGCAGAAGACCAACCCCAGCGTGCTGATCCACGGCCTGGGCCCCAGTGCCCTGGCTGCCGGTTGCGACCCGGCCGAAGCCTTGCTCGATCTGCTCGACTTCATCGGCAATAGCCCGGTGCTGGCATTCCATGCCCCCTTCGACCAGCGCATGCTGGCCCGCGCATTGAAGGACAGCCTGGGCTATCGCCTGCAGTCGCCTTTCCTCGACATCGCCGAACTGGCCCCCATGCTCAACCCCGACACGGTACTGCGCGAAGCCGGTCTCGATGACTGGGTAGCGCGCTTCGGCCTGCAGGTGGAAGAGCGCCATCATGCCAGTGCCGATGCCCTGGTGACCGCCGAACTGGCGCTGATCCTGTTCAGCCAGGCCCGGCGCCAGCAGCTGGATAGCCCGTTGCAACTGGAACAGCGGCTGCGCGGATGGCGGCGGCGCAAGGTGCAGAGTCACGGCTTGTGA
- a CDS encoding PepSY-associated TM helix domain-containing protein, with protein MKSPTIRRWSTIHTWSSLVCTLFLLLLALTGLPLIFHHELEQLLGDAPKLRDMPADTPHLDLQQLVIKAEQHRPGEVVQYFGYDEDEPNGVVAITAATAGTEPNSSHTFMLDARTGEAVAMPAANGGFMMLMLRLHVDMFAGLPGKLLLAFMGLLFVVAIVSGTVLYAPFMRRLAFATVRHDKSRRLRWLDLHNLIGVVTLVWALTVGVTGVISALSDLVIAAWRNDSLAAMVAPYRDAPALSERAPATRLLEIAAQAAPGMRPDFIAFPGTRFSSEHHYAVFMNGATHLSSHLFTPVLIDARTLELTAVGERPWYMDAMGLSQPLHFGDYGGRPMQILWAVLDVLTIVVLCSGLYLWWGKQRKAREARA; from the coding sequence ATGAAAAGCCCAACCATCCGCCGCTGGTCGACGATCCACACCTGGAGCAGCCTGGTCTGCACCCTGTTCCTGCTGTTGCTGGCGCTGACCGGCCTGCCGCTGATCTTTCACCACGAGCTCGAACAGTTGCTCGGCGACGCGCCGAAGCTGCGCGACATGCCAGCCGACACCCCGCACCTCGACCTGCAACAGCTGGTGATCAAGGCCGAGCAGCACCGCCCCGGCGAGGTCGTGCAGTACTTCGGCTATGACGAAGACGAACCCAACGGCGTGGTCGCCATCACCGCGGCCACTGCCGGTACCGAGCCCAACTCGTCGCACACCTTCATGCTCGATGCACGCACCGGCGAAGCAGTCGCCATGCCCGCGGCCAACGGCGGCTTCATGATGCTCATGCTGCGCCTGCATGTGGACATGTTCGCCGGGCTGCCGGGCAAACTGTTGCTGGCGTTCATGGGCTTGCTGTTCGTCGTCGCGATCGTTTCCGGCACCGTGCTGTATGCGCCGTTCATGCGCCGCCTGGCGTTCGCCACAGTCCGCCACGACAAGTCGCGGCGCCTGCGCTGGCTCGACCTGCACAACCTGATCGGCGTGGTCACCCTTGTCTGGGCCTTGACGGTAGGTGTAACCGGAGTGATCAGTGCCCTGTCCGACCTGGTCATCGCCGCCTGGCGCAACGACAGCCTGGCCGCCATGGTCGCGCCGTACCGCGACGCTCCAGCGCTCAGCGAGCGCGCCCCGGCCACCCGCCTGCTGGAAATTGCCGCGCAGGCCGCGCCTGGCATGCGACCGGATTTCATCGCGTTCCCGGGTACGCGCTTCTCCAGCGAACACCACTACGCCGTATTCATGAATGGCGCCACGCACCTGAGTTCGCACCTGTTCACACCGGTACTGATCGACGCCCGCACGCTTGAACTGACCGCGGTTGGCGAGCGCCCCTGGTACATGGACGCCATGGGCTTGTCGCAACCGCTGCATTTCGGTGATTACGGCGGCAGGCCGATGCAGATCCTCTGGGCGGTGCTCGATGTGCTGACCATTGTGGTGCTGTGCAGCGGGCTGTACCTGTGGTGGGGCAAACAACGCAAAGCCAGGGAGGCACGTGCATGA
- a CDS encoding FecR domain-containing protein: MSSAPVSSRVLEAAIAWKLSLDGGSSTADERSEFMRWHAASEEHARAWRQLGAMDQRVGTAVGPARQALLQSRVGLRRRIGKVGSGLAGMLLLGSLLAWVGAPSLAPSYWLADQRTVTGELRTLRLEDGTLLSLNSHTAVDIDYAGEQRIIVLHQGEISVQTGHQDPRPLLVRTADGRLRPLGTRFLVRREADGTRLEVLQAAVAAQPLDSGEEQVLREGQQVLMHANGLGRVGAVAAGADAWTRGMLVVDNVRLADLLAALGQYRSGYLGVDDKVADLRVTGSFPLTDTDLALASLLPVLPVKLQRHTQWWVNVVPK, encoded by the coding sequence GTGAGCAGTGCCCCGGTTTCGTCCCGCGTGCTGGAAGCCGCGATTGCCTGGAAACTCAGCCTCGACGGTGGCAGCAGTACGGCCGATGAGCGCAGTGAATTCATGCGCTGGCATGCTGCCAGCGAAGAGCATGCCCGCGCCTGGCGCCAGCTGGGCGCAATGGACCAGCGTGTCGGCACCGCCGTCGGCCCGGCACGCCAGGCCCTGCTGCAGTCGCGCGTCGGCCTGCGCCGACGGATCGGCAAGGTTGGCAGCGGGCTGGCTGGCATGTTGCTGCTCGGCTCGCTGCTGGCCTGGGTTGGCGCGCCGTCGCTCGCGCCCAGCTACTGGCTGGCTGACCAACGCACCGTTACCGGCGAACTGCGTACCCTGCGCCTGGAAGACGGCACATTGCTGAGCCTGAACAGCCATACCGCCGTCGATATCGACTACGCGGGCGAACAACGGATCATCGTGCTGCACCAGGGCGAAATCTCGGTACAGACCGGCCATCAGGACCCGCGGCCGCTGCTGGTCCGTACCGCCGACGGGCGCCTGCGCCCATTGGGCACGCGCTTCCTGGTGCGCCGTGAGGCCGACGGTACGCGCCTGGAGGTGCTACAGGCCGCGGTAGCTGCTCAGCCGCTGGACAGCGGCGAGGAACAGGTGCTGCGCGAAGGCCAGCAAGTGCTGATGCACGCCAACGGCCTTGGCCGGGTCGGCGCGGTAGCCGCCGGTGCCGACGCCTGGACCCGCGGCATGCTGGTGGTGGACAACGTGCGCCTGGCTGACCTGCTGGCGGCGCTGGGCCAGTACCGCAGCGGTTACCTCGGGGTGGACGACAAGGTCGCCGACCTGCGGGTGACCGGCAGCTTCCCGCTGACCGATACCGACCTGGCCCTGGCGTCGTTGCTGCCGGTACTGCCGGTGAAGCTCCAGCGACATACCCAGTGGTGGGTGAACGTGGTGCCCAAGTAA
- a CDS encoding RNA polymerase sigma factor, which translates to MSSAQSPHADLVGALYRDHRGWLLAWLQRSMACRQRAEDLSQDTFVRLLGRERLDTPREPRAFLAAVAKGLLFDHFRRAALEQAYLAELALMPQAEQPSAELQHLILEDLKAIDRLLGKLSSKARAAFLYNRLDGMGHAEIAERLGVSVSRVRQYIAQGLRQCYTALYGEPT; encoded by the coding sequence TTGTCTTCTGCACAGAGCCCACACGCCGATCTGGTCGGTGCGCTGTACCGCGACCATCGCGGCTGGCTGCTCGCCTGGCTGCAGCGCAGCATGGCCTGCCGCCAGCGTGCCGAAGACCTGAGCCAGGACACCTTCGTGCGCCTGCTCGGCCGCGAGCGACTGGACACCCCACGTGAGCCACGCGCCTTCCTCGCCGCGGTGGCCAAGGGGCTGCTGTTCGATCACTTCCGCCGCGCCGCGCTGGAGCAGGCCTACCTGGCCGAGCTGGCCCTGATGCCGCAAGCCGAGCAACCGTCTGCGGAGCTGCAACACCTGATCCTCGAAGACCTCAAGGCCATCGACCGCCTGCTGGGCAAGCTGTCGAGCAAGGCCCGCGCAGCCTTCCTGTACAACCGCCTGGATGGCATGGGCCATGCCGAAATTGCCGAGCGCCTGGGCGTTTCGGTGTCGCGCGTGCGCCAGTACATCGCCCAGGGCCTGCGCCAGTGCTACACGGCCCTGTACGGGGAGCCGACGTGA